Proteins found in one Xyrauchen texanus isolate HMW12.3.18 chromosome 30, RBS_HiC_50CHRs, whole genome shotgun sequence genomic segment:
- the LOC127624433 gene encoding protein FAM102B-like isoform X2 translates to MMKKKKFKFRVDFELDELSSVPFVNGVLFCKVRLLDGGFSEESSRETVQANCVHWRKRFSFPCKMSANAGTGILDPCVCRVSVRKELKGGKTYAKLGFADLNLAEFAGSGSTTRRCLLEGYDTKNTRQDNSILKVIISTQLMSGDPCFKTPPSTATVIGIQGDAESLLEERKGGDTQKPFLSLSGYSTSHSRSSSLSEFSHRRNTSVGSASTGIASIPEPSEESDQTTEPPTAPGVCAAVSEHPSTPDRAASRYPVKQDSMESQLKRVDATRVDADDVVEKILQSQDFTHSLLDSSAEEEGLRLFVGPGGSTALGSHHLPARVGAGAYEQVVIKR, encoded by the exons ATGATGAAGAAAAAGAAGTTTAAGTTCAGAGTGGATTTTGAGCTGGACGAGCTGTCGTCGGTTCCGTTTGTCAACGGGGTTCTGTTCTGTAAAGTCCGCCTGCTCGACGGCGGATTCTCGGAGGAGTCATCGCG GGAGACGGTTCAGGCAAACTGTGTACACTGGAGAAAGAGATTCTCCTTCCCCTGTAAAATGAGCGCTAATGCTGGAACTGGAATCCTTGACCCCTGTGTGTGTCGAGTTTCAGTCAGAAAG gAACTGAAAGGTGGAAAGACTTATGCAAAG CTAGGTTTTGCTGATCTCAATCTGGCAGAGTTTGCGGGGTCAGGTAGCACCACACGCAGGTGTCTGCTGGAAGGTTATGACACCAAGAACACTAGGCAAGACAACTCCATCCTTAAG GTGATTATTAGCACACAGTTAATGTCTGGGGACCCTTGTTTCAAAAC TCCTCCATCCACTGCCACAGTGATAGGCATTCAGGGTGATGCTGAGAGTCTGCTGGAAGAGAGGAAAGGAGGAGACACACAGAAACCTTTTCTGAGCCTCTCAG GCTATAGTACGAGTCATTCACGTTCCTCCAGTCTGTCGGAGTTCTCTCACAGGAGAAACACTTCGGTGGGCAGTGCTTCTACTGGCATTGCCAGCATCCCTGAGCCTAGTGAGGAGAGTGACCAAACTACAGAACCCCCTACAGCCCCGGGAGTCTGTGCTGCTGTGTCTGAACACCCATCAACTCCTGACAGAGCAGCCAGCAG GTATCCAGTGAAGCAGGACTCGATGGAGTCTCAGCTAAAGAGGGTGGATGCCACACGTGTGGATGCTGATGATGTAGTAGAGAAGATCCTACAGAGCCAGGATTTCACCCACAGTCTGCTGGACTCCAGTGCTGAAG aggaAGGCCTGCGCTTGTTTGTAGGTCCTGGTGGAAGCACAGCACTTGGTAGCCACCACCTTCCTGCCAG GGTTGGAGCTGGTGCCTATGAACAGGTGGTGATCAAACGCTAG
- the LOC127624433 gene encoding protein FAM102B-like isoform X1 → MMKKKKFKFRVDFELDELSSVPFVNGVLFCKVRLLDGGFSEESSRETVQANCVHWRKRFSFPCKMSANAGTGILDPCVCRVSVRKELKGGKTYAKLGFADLNLAEFAGSGSTTRRCLLEGYDTKNTRQDNSILKVIISTQLMSGDPCFKTPPSTATVIGIQGDAESLLEERKGGDTQKPFLSLSETSGKCGSLPDELGLCGHSRTSSYASQQSKVSGYSTSHSRSSSLSEFSHRRNTSVGSASTGIASIPEPSEESDQTTEPPTAPGVCAAVSEHPSTPDRAASRYPVKQDSMESQLKRVDATRVDADDVVEKILQSQDFTHSLLDSSAEEEGLRLFVGPGGSTALGSHHLPARVGAGAYEQVVIKR, encoded by the exons ATGATGAAGAAAAAGAAGTTTAAGTTCAGAGTGGATTTTGAGCTGGACGAGCTGTCGTCGGTTCCGTTTGTCAACGGGGTTCTGTTCTGTAAAGTCCGCCTGCTCGACGGCGGATTCTCGGAGGAGTCATCGCG GGAGACGGTTCAGGCAAACTGTGTACACTGGAGAAAGAGATTCTCCTTCCCCTGTAAAATGAGCGCTAATGCTGGAACTGGAATCCTTGACCCCTGTGTGTGTCGAGTTTCAGTCAGAAAG gAACTGAAAGGTGGAAAGACTTATGCAAAG CTAGGTTTTGCTGATCTCAATCTGGCAGAGTTTGCGGGGTCAGGTAGCACCACACGCAGGTGTCTGCTGGAAGGTTATGACACCAAGAACACTAGGCAAGACAACTCCATCCTTAAG GTGATTATTAGCACACAGTTAATGTCTGGGGACCCTTGTTTCAAAAC TCCTCCATCCACTGCCACAGTGATAGGCATTCAGGGTGATGCTGAGAGTCTGCTGGAAGAGAGGAAAGGAGGAGACACACAGAAACCTTTTCTGAGCCTCTCAG AGACATCAGGGAAATGTGGCTCTCTGCCTGATGAACTGGGGCTGTGTGGACACTCTCGAACGTCCAGTTACGCTAGTCAGCAGTCCAAAGTGTCAG GCTATAGTACGAGTCATTCACGTTCCTCCAGTCTGTCGGAGTTCTCTCACAGGAGAAACACTTCGGTGGGCAGTGCTTCTACTGGCATTGCCAGCATCCCTGAGCCTAGTGAGGAGAGTGACCAAACTACAGAACCCCCTACAGCCCCGGGAGTCTGTGCTGCTGTGTCTGAACACCCATCAACTCCTGACAGAGCAGCCAGCAG GTATCCAGTGAAGCAGGACTCGATGGAGTCTCAGCTAAAGAGGGTGGATGCCACACGTGTGGATGCTGATGATGTAGTAGAGAAGATCCTACAGAGCCAGGATTTCACCCACAGTCTGCTGGACTCCAGTGCTGAAG aggaAGGCCTGCGCTTGTTTGTAGGTCCTGGTGGAAGCACAGCACTTGGTAGCCACCACCTTCCTGCCAG GGTTGGAGCTGGTGCCTATGAACAGGTGGTGATCAAACGCTAG